One window from the genome of Hyphomonas neptunium ATCC 15444 encodes:
- a CDS encoding Hpt domain-containing protein: MPADSPLPVLDLDHLSAMTGGDTELSLEVLGIFREQAQLWSRMLDPRSEARQWADAAHTLKGASLGIGALKLAAACEKAEKAGRSEAPPSPAHASVLLGDVKDALGETLEAAARAAYELASPGTRSAS, encoded by the coding sequence ATGCCCGCCGACAGCCCCCTTCCCGTTCTCGATCTTGATCACCTGTCCGCGATGACCGGGGGCGATACGGAATTGTCGCTGGAAGTGCTCGGTATCTTCCGGGAACAGGCGCAGCTCTGGTCGCGGATGCTCGATCCGCGCAGCGAGGCCCGGCAATGGGCCGACGCAGCGCACACGCTGAAGGGGGCAAGCCTCGGCATTGGCGCGCTGAAACTGGCGGCCGCCTGCGAGAAGGCGGAAAAAGCCGGACGGTCAGAGGCCCCGCCCAGCCCGGCGCATGCCTCGGTGCTGCTTGGAGACGTCAAGGACGCGCTGGGCGAGACGCTGGAAGCGGCTGCCCGCGCGGCTTACGAGCTTGCCTCGCCGG
- the gcvA gene encoding transcriptional regulator GcvA — protein sequence MSDSSDRLPPLNALRAFEAAARRLSFTQAAEELNVTPGAISQQIRQLEDFAGTPLFKRTGRSVLLTDAAQASLPLVREAFERIAEAGRVMQAPARKGRVMISSAPSFAAKWLAPRLERFQQQNEGIEAWISADMSLTDFNTADADIAIRYGRGNYDGLKSEKLMDETVLPVCAPRLLEGPNAILKPEDLRHHTLLHDESSENDPSCPDWTSWLRAHGVTGVEGSRGPRFNQGILVIESAAAGRGVALAKQAIAAADLEAGRLVAPFANGSIPIDFGYWLVWPKGRHLSPEVRAFIKWIKDEAASSEVVGV from the coding sequence ATGTCTGACTCCTCCGATCGCCTGCCCCCGCTCAACGCCCTGCGCGCCTTCGAGGCGGCTGCACGCCGCCTGTCGTTCACCCAGGCGGCCGAGGAGCTGAATGTCACACCCGGCGCAATTTCGCAGCAGATCCGCCAGCTGGAGGACTTTGCCGGGACGCCGCTGTTCAAGCGTACGGGGCGTTCCGTTCTGCTGACCGACGCCGCGCAGGCGAGCCTGCCGCTGGTGCGCGAGGCGTTTGAGCGGATCGCCGAGGCGGGCCGCGTGATGCAGGCCCCTGCCCGCAAGGGGCGGGTGATGATCTCGTCAGCGCCCTCGTTTGCCGCAAAATGGCTGGCGCCGCGCCTGGAGCGGTTTCAGCAGCAGAATGAAGGCATCGAGGCCTGGATTTCGGCCGACATGTCGCTGACCGATTTCAACACCGCGGACGCCGACATCGCCATCCGCTATGGGCGGGGCAATTATGACGGGCTGAAATCGGAAAAGCTGATGGATGAGACGGTACTGCCCGTCTGCGCGCCGCGCCTGCTGGAAGGGCCGAACGCCATCCTGAAGCCCGAAGACCTGCGCCATCATACGCTGCTGCATGATGAAAGCTCGGAAAACGACCCCTCCTGCCCGGACTGGACAAGCTGGCTGCGCGCACATGGCGTGACCGGCGTGGAGGGCAGCCGGGGGCCGCGCTTCAATCAGGGCATCCTGGTCATCGAGTCGGCCGCGGCCGGGCGGGGTGTCGCGCTGGCCAAGCAGGCGATTGCGGCTGCCGATCTGGAAGCCGGGCGCCTCGTGGCGCCGTTTGCCAATGGATCGATCCCGATTGATTTTGGTTATTGGCTCGTCTGGCCGAAGGGGCGTCACCTCTCGCCGGAAGTGCGCGCCTTCATCAAATGGATCAAGGACGAAGCGGCCAGCAGCGAAGTGGTCGGCGTTTAG
- the cysG gene encoding siroheme synthase CysG: MRQFPAFFNLEGARIVVFGGGEEAARKLRLFNDSGADAVLVGGFEDVALAAEFARRAETVARADMARALDGARLVIIAEEDAGHRARALAAVRARNIPVNVVDQPEDCDFTVPSILDRGEIVAAIGSGGAAPVLAKSIRAKLEALLPQRVGDLAALARSLRGFVAEAIPEKTARRRYWERAFAGPAAEAAYAGDLERAEALLRQQARLTGRARGVVHIVGAGPGDPELLTLKALRLIQEADVVYYDRLVSPEIISLIRRDATRVPVGKSKGDHSVPQTEIHARLVASAQEGLRVVRLKGGDPFIFGRGGEELEAVRAEGIEVHVVPGISSALGCAASAGVPLTHRDHAQTLTFVTGHAKEGGVPDLDWPALARPAQTVVVFMGVDTAPVIAEKLVAAGRAPETPVAVIENGTRADELRVFGTLAELPFLVEEEGIRGPALLIIGEVAGLPAEQGRIASIVTEASGFAWFGADARRPDFKESAA; encoded by the coding sequence ATGCGCCAGTTCCCGGCCTTCTTTAACCTCGAAGGTGCCCGGATCGTCGTCTTTGGCGGCGGTGAAGAGGCCGCGCGAAAGCTGCGCCTGTTTAACGATTCCGGCGCAGATGCCGTGCTTGTGGGCGGCTTTGAGGACGTGGCGCTCGCCGCAGAATTCGCCCGCCGCGCAGAGACCGTGGCACGGGCTGACATGGCCCGCGCGCTGGACGGCGCCCGCCTCGTCATTATCGCCGAAGAAGATGCAGGCCACCGCGCCCGCGCCCTCGCCGCCGTCCGCGCCCGCAACATTCCCGTCAATGTCGTCGATCAGCCCGAAGACTGCGATTTCACCGTCCCCTCCATTCTTGATCGCGGCGAGATTGTCGCCGCCATCGGCTCGGGCGGGGCTGCGCCTGTGCTCGCCAAATCCATCCGCGCCAAGCTCGAAGCCCTGCTGCCCCAGCGCGTCGGCGATCTCGCCGCGCTCGCCCGCTCGCTGCGCGGCTTTGTGGCCGAAGCAATTCCAGAGAAAACCGCCCGCCGCCGCTATTGGGAGCGCGCCTTTGCCGGCCCCGCCGCCGAGGCCGCCTATGCCGGAGACCTTGAGCGCGCCGAAGCCCTCCTGCGCCAGCAGGCCCGCCTCACCGGCCGCGCGCGCGGCGTGGTGCACATTGTCGGCGCTGGTCCCGGCGATCCGGAGCTTCTGACCCTCAAGGCCCTCCGCCTCATTCAGGAAGCGGACGTCGTCTATTACGACCGCCTCGTCAGCCCGGAGATCATCTCCCTCATCCGCCGCGATGCTACCCGCGTGCCGGTCGGCAAATCAAAGGGCGATCATTCCGTCCCGCAGACCGAAATCCATGCCCGCCTTGTCGCCTCGGCGCAGGAAGGCCTGCGCGTCGTGCGCCTCAAGGGCGGCGACCCGTTCATCTTCGGCCGGGGCGGGGAAGAGCTGGAAGCCGTCCGCGCTGAAGGCATCGAAGTTCACGTCGTGCCCGGCATTTCCTCGGCGCTCGGCTGCGCGGCCTCGGCCGGCGTCCCGCTCACCCACCGCGACCATGCCCAGACGCTCACCTTCGTCACCGGCCATGCCAAGGAAGGTGGCGTACCAGATCTTGACTGGCCCGCCCTCGCGCGCCCGGCCCAGACGGTCGTTGTCTTCATGGGCGTTGATACCGCGCCTGTCATCGCCGAGAAACTTGTCGCTGCGGGCCGCGCCCCGGAAACGCCCGTCGCCGTAATCGAGAATGGCACGCGCGCCGATGAACTGCGTGTCTTCGGCACGCTCGCCGAACTGCCCTTCCTCGTGGAAGAAGAAGGCATCCGCGGCCCCGCGCTCCTCATCATCGGTGAGGTTGCGGGCCTCCCCGCAGAGCAGGGCCGCATCGCCTCCATCGTCACTGAAGCGTCGGGTTTCGCCTGGTTTGGCGCCGATGCCCGCCGGCCAGATTTCAAGGAGTCCGCCGCATGA
- a CDS encoding DUF2849 domain-containing protein: MTSVRPKLKPEVPKSVTAWETATGRTVWLKADGSWTEDVTQLGVFTGEDAEERLAAAARQEGRVTDPYFMEVTADGQITGRETLRESLRAHFSEGGLDGAMSEQETA; this comes from the coding sequence ATGACCTCCGTCCGCCCAAAGCTCAAGCCTGAAGTCCCCAAATCCGTCACCGCCTGGGAAACCGCCACCGGCCGCACCGTCTGGCTGAAGGCCGATGGATCGTGGACGGAAGATGTGACCCAGCTCGGCGTGTTCACCGGTGAAGATGCCGAAGAACGCCTCGCCGCCGCCGCCCGTCAGGAAGGTCGCGTGACAGATCCCTATTTCATGGAAGTCACCGCCGATGGCCAGATCACCGGCCGCGAGACGCTGCGCGAATCCCTGCGCGCGCACTTCTCCGAGGGCGGGTTAGACGGGGCAATGAGCGAGCAGGAAACGGCCTGA
- a CDS encoding glutathione S-transferase family protein produces the protein MSASHYGGFTLYGDPVSGNCLKPRWTADLLGIPYTWVDVDVVKGETRTPQFLAMNPAGQVPLARWPDGRTLPQSNAIMLYLAEGSSLLPSDAFARAEALSWLFWEQYSHETAIAVRRFQKHYLKKSDTEIDPALLVRGNNALGVMEQRLTGRDWFAGGALSVADIALVAYTRVAHEGGFDIRLYPAVARWVSRTEDALGVPHAQEFV, from the coding sequence ATGTCTGCCTCACACTATGGCGGGTTTACGCTTTACGGAGACCCCGTCTCCGGCAACTGCCTCAAGCCCAGATGGACCGCTGACCTCCTCGGCATCCCCTACACATGGGTGGATGTGGACGTGGTGAAGGGCGAAACGCGCACGCCGCAATTTCTCGCCATGAACCCCGCCGGCCAGGTGCCCTTGGCGCGCTGGCCCGATGGCCGCACGCTGCCCCAGTCCAACGCCATCATGCTCTATCTCGCTGAAGGCTCAAGCCTTCTCCCAAGCGATGCCTTCGCCCGCGCCGAAGCGCTCAGCTGGCTCTTCTGGGAACAGTATTCCCATGAAACCGCCATCGCCGTGCGCCGTTTCCAGAAACACTATCTGAAGAAATCCGACACCGAGATCGACCCGGCGCTTCTGGTGCGCGGCAACAATGCCCTCGGCGTGATGGAGCAGCGCCTCACGGGCCGCGACTGGTTTGCCGGCGGCGCGCTCTCGGTCGCAGATATTGCCCTTGTCGCCTATACGCGCGTAGCGCATGAGGGCGGCTTCGATATTCGACTTTACCCGGCAGTCGCGCGCTGGGTTTCCCGCACTGAAGATGCGCTGGGCGTCCCCCATGCGCAGGAGTTTGTCTGA
- a CDS encoding nitrite/sulfite reductase: MYRYDQFDARIVAERVAQFRGQVARRLSGELLEDEFKPLRLQNGVYLQLHAYMLRIAIPYGQLSPVQLRRLAEVARDYDRGFGHFTTRQNIQFNWVALKDIPDVLEKLAEVEMHAIQTSGNCIRNTTTDHFAGAAQDEVFDPRPWCEIIRQWSTFHPEFAFLPRKFKIAVTAAEHDRAAIRVHDVGLHIRQKDGVTGFEVWVGGGQGRTPVIATLVNPFVPESQILDYLEAIMRVYNRYGRRDNKYKARIKILVTELGDAEYIRQVEEEFAAQRAHEKIDMPADEIARIHAYFAPPQLAEKPAVSRTLELATAADPAFARWVRINLHPHKVPGYASVTVSLKPIGIAPGDATDTQMELVADLAEKFGHGDIRVSHAQNLILPHVALDDLPEIYAALHAAGLSAANESRITDMIVCPGLDYCNLANARSIPVSLEVQKLFADPAYEEDIGRLHINVSGCINACGHHHVGHIGILGVDKKGEEFYQILLGGRADEKAALGNIVGPGLKAEEVPGAIHRVVEYYRAQRTSKDEKFIDTLERLGHQPFQEALYAAD; encoded by the coding sequence ATGTATCGTTATGACCAATTCGACGCCCGCATTGTTGCCGAGCGTGTCGCCCAGTTCCGGGGGCAGGTGGCCCGCCGCCTGTCCGGTGAGCTGCTGGAGGACGAGTTCAAGCCGCTGCGCCTGCAGAACGGCGTCTACCTCCAGCTCCACGCCTATATGCTGCGCATCGCCATCCCCTATGGCCAGCTCAGCCCCGTGCAGCTCCGCCGCCTGGCAGAAGTCGCGCGCGACTATGACCGCGGCTTTGGCCACTTCACCACCCGCCAGAACATCCAGTTCAACTGGGTCGCCCTGAAAGACATCCCGGACGTTCTGGAAAAGCTCGCCGAAGTCGAGATGCACGCCATCCAGACCTCGGGCAACTGTATCCGCAATACGACCACGGATCATTTCGCCGGCGCCGCGCAGGACGAAGTTTTCGATCCGCGTCCCTGGTGCGAGATCATCCGCCAGTGGTCCACTTTCCATCCCGAATTCGCGTTCCTGCCGCGCAAGTTCAAGATCGCGGTCACCGCCGCCGAGCATGACCGCGCCGCCATCCGCGTGCACGATGTCGGCCTCCACATCCGCCAGAAGGATGGCGTCACCGGTTTTGAAGTCTGGGTCGGCGGCGGGCAGGGGCGCACGCCCGTCATCGCCACGCTGGTCAATCCCTTCGTGCCCGAAAGCCAGATCCTCGATTATCTCGAAGCCATCATGCGCGTCTATAACCGCTATGGCCGGCGCGATAACAAATACAAAGCCCGCATCAAGATCCTCGTCACTGAGCTCGGTGATGCCGAATACATCCGCCAGGTCGAGGAAGAATTCGCCGCCCAGCGCGCGCATGAAAAGATCGACATGCCCGCAGACGAAATCGCGCGCATACACGCCTATTTCGCCCCGCCGCAACTGGCTGAAAAGCCCGCCGTCTCCCGGACGCTGGAATTGGCCACCGCCGCAGACCCCGCCTTTGCCCGCTGGGTACGGATCAATCTCCATCCTCATAAAGTGCCCGGCTACGCGTCCGTCACGGTCAGCCTGAAGCCGATCGGCATTGCGCCGGGCGACGCCACCGACACGCAGATGGAACTCGTCGCAGACCTCGCTGAAAAGTTCGGCCATGGCGACATCCGCGTCAGCCATGCGCAAAACCTGATCCTGCCGCATGTCGCCCTCGACGACCTGCCGGAAATCTACGCCGCCCTCCACGCCGCCGGCCTCTCGGCCGCAAATGAGAGCCGCATCACCGACATGATCGTCTGTCCGGGCCTGGACTATTGCAACCTCGCCAACGCCCGCTCGATCCCGGTTTCGCTGGAAGTGCAGAAACTCTTCGCCGACCCGGCATATGAGGAAGACATCGGCCGCCTGCACATCAACGTCTCGGGCTGCATCAATGCCTGCGGCCACCACCATGTCGGCCATATCGGCATCCTCGGCGTCGACAAGAAGGGCGAGGAATTCTACCAAATCCTGCTCGGCGGGCGCGCGGACGAGAAAGCCGCCCTCGGCAATATCGTCGGCCCCGGCCTGAAGGCAGAAGAGGTGCCCGGCGCCATTCACCGCGTCGTGGAATATTACCGCGCCCAGCGCACCTCAAAGGACGAAAAGTTCATCGACACGCTGGAACGCCTCGGCCACCAGCCCTTCCAGGAGGCGCTCTATGCCGCTGATTAA
- a CDS encoding DUF934 domain-containing protein has translation MPLIKNGAETANDWTFVADGADLPETGKFSVTLGRFLALKQGQENGPLPDGVRLAPADKAEDLEPYLSELSLIEVDFPRYTDGRGFSHAQLIRRRYGYSGELRAVGHVLRDQIFYMHRSGFDAYETARAGLSEVLEALSEYSVAYQPAADSSLPAFRRRS, from the coding sequence ATGCCGCTGATTAAGAACGGCGCCGAGACCGCCAATGACTGGACCTTCGTGGCCGATGGCGCAGACTTGCCGGAAACCGGCAAGTTTTCGGTCACTCTGGGGCGCTTTCTCGCCCTTAAACAGGGCCAGGAAAACGGCCCGCTGCCCGATGGCGTGCGCCTTGCCCCGGCGGACAAGGCCGAAGATCTGGAGCCCTATCTCTCCGAGCTGTCCCTGATCGAGGTCGATTTCCCCCGCTACACAGACGGGCGCGGCTTCAGCCATGCCCAGCTGATCCGCCGCCGCTACGGCTATTCCGGCGAATTGCGGGCGGTCGGCCATGTCTTAAGGGATCAGATATTCTACATGCACCGTTCAGGGTTCGATGCTTACGAGACGGCCCGCGCTGGCCTATCTGAAGTACTGGAAGCATTGAGCGAATATAGCGTGGCCTATCAGCCCGCTGCCGATAGTTCTCTCCCCGCCTTCCGCAGACGTAGCTGA